Proteins encoded together in one Micromonospora kangleipakensis window:
- the lpdA gene encoding dihydrolipoyl dehydrogenase — MTPRCSDATWELDVSEPNEATFDIVILGGGSGGYAAALRAAQLDLSVALIEKGKLGGTCLHNGCIPTKALLHAAEIADQTRESEQFGVKAELVGIDMAAVNSYKDGVISRLYKGLQGLVGGAKNITLVAGAGKLVGRNVVEVDGKRYTGRNVILASGSYAKSLPGLEIDGERIITSDHALTLDRVPSSVIVLGGGVIGVEFASVWKSFGVDVTIVEALPRLVAAEDEESSKALERAFRKRKINFKVGKPFEKVEKTESGVKLTIQGGETVEAELLLVAVGRGPNTANLGYEEQGVKMDRGYVLTDERLRTSVPNVYAVGDIVPGLQLAHRGFQQGIFVAEEIAGQNPAVIDEAGIPRVTYSDPELASVGLTEAKAKEQYGDKVKTYNYNLGGNGKSQILKTAGFVKLVRIEDGPVVGVHMVGARVGELVGEAQLIYNWEAYPAEVAQLVHAHPTQTEALGEAHLALAGKPLHAHA; from the coding sequence ATGACCCCCCGATGCAGCGACGCGACCTGGGAGTTGGACGTGAGCGAGCCGAACGAAGCGACCTTCGACATCGTCATTCTCGGAGGTGGCAGCGGCGGCTACGCGGCGGCGCTGCGTGCCGCCCAGCTGGACCTCTCCGTCGCGCTGATCGAGAAGGGCAAGCTCGGCGGGACCTGCCTGCACAACGGCTGCATTCCGACCAAGGCGCTGCTGCACGCGGCCGAGATCGCCGACCAGACCCGTGAGTCGGAGCAGTTCGGCGTCAAGGCCGAGCTGGTCGGCATCGACATGGCGGCGGTCAACTCGTACAAGGACGGCGTGATCTCCCGGCTGTACAAGGGCCTGCAGGGCCTGGTCGGCGGCGCCAAGAACATCACCTTGGTGGCGGGCGCCGGCAAGCTGGTCGGCAGGAACGTCGTCGAGGTGGACGGCAAGCGCTACACCGGCCGCAACGTCATCCTGGCCTCCGGCTCGTACGCGAAGAGCCTGCCCGGCCTGGAGATCGACGGCGAGCGGATCATCACCAGCGACCACGCGCTGACCCTGGACCGGGTCCCCTCGTCGGTGATCGTGCTCGGCGGCGGCGTGATCGGCGTCGAGTTCGCCAGCGTCTGGAAGTCCTTCGGCGTGGACGTGACCATCGTCGAGGCGCTGCCCCGCCTGGTCGCCGCCGAGGACGAGGAGTCGTCGAAGGCGCTGGAGCGGGCGTTCCGCAAGCGGAAGATCAACTTCAAGGTCGGCAAGCCGTTCGAGAAGGTCGAGAAGACCGAGAGCGGCGTCAAGCTGACCATTCAGGGCGGCGAGACCGTCGAGGCCGAGCTGCTGCTGGTGGCCGTCGGTCGCGGCCCGAACACCGCCAACCTCGGGTACGAGGAGCAGGGCGTCAAGATGGACCGCGGCTACGTGCTGACCGACGAGCGGCTGCGCACCAGCGTGCCGAACGTGTACGCGGTCGGCGACATCGTGCCCGGCCTGCAGCTCGCCCACCGCGGCTTCCAGCAGGGCATCTTCGTCGCCGAGGAGATCGCCGGCCAGAACCCGGCCGTGATCGACGAGGCCGGCATCCCGCGGGTCACCTACTCCGACCCGGAGCTGGCGTCGGTCGGCCTGACCGAGGCGAAGGCCAAGGAGCAGTACGGCGACAAGGTCAAGACCTACAACTACAACCTCGGTGGCAACGGCAAGAGCCAGATCCTCAAGACGGCTGGCTTCGTGAAGCTGGTCCGGATCGAGGACGGTCCGGTGGTCGGCGTGCACATGGTCGGCGCCCGGGTCGGCGAGCTGGTCGGGGAGGCGCAGCTCATCTACAACTGGGAGGCGTACCCGGCCGAGGTCGCGCAGCTCGTGCACGCCCACCCCACGCAGACCGAGGCCCTGGGCGAGGCGCACCTGGCCCTCGCCGGCAAGCCGCTGCACGCGCACGCCTGA
- a CDS encoding winged helix-turn-helix domain-containing protein: MPAKAKWAQLADHIREQIASGQLAPGDKLPSTAQLKDEHGVSAGVVRQAILVLQMQGVVEGVHGVGVFVAERPDGQHQS; this comes from the coding sequence ATGCCCGCCAAAGCCAAGTGGGCGCAGCTTGCGGATCACATCCGCGAACAGATTGCGTCCGGACAACTCGCACCCGGCGACAAGCTGCCGTCAACGGCCCAGCTCAAGGATGAGCACGGTGTGTCAGCCGGTGTCGTGCGTCAGGCCATCCTCGTGCTCCAGATGCAGGGCGTTGTCGAGGGTGTGCACGGCGTCGGGGTGTTCGTCGCCGAGCGGCCGGACGGGCAGCACCAGTCCTGA
- a CDS encoding DinB family protein — MIDERFELPPTADERTLLDTFLDYQRQALVRKCAGLTDEQLRQRAVPSSNLSLLGLVRHLATVERWYFQAVIDGNFPGSLFTRTDDRDEDFNDVDHATGEETFAIWRAEVEASRRIAADRPLEAVGQSFDAGREHSLRWVLNHMIDEYARHLGHADIIREAIDGQTGE; from the coding sequence ATGATCGATGAACGGTTCGAGCTGCCGCCCACGGCGGACGAACGCACGCTGCTGGACACCTTCCTCGACTACCAGCGCCAGGCGCTGGTGCGGAAGTGCGCCGGGCTGACCGACGAGCAGCTTCGCCAGCGGGCGGTGCCGTCGTCCAACCTCTCCCTGCTCGGCCTGGTCCGGCACCTGGCCACGGTCGAGCGGTGGTACTTCCAGGCGGTGATCGACGGGAACTTCCCCGGCAGCCTGTTCACCCGCACCGACGATCGGGACGAGGACTTCAACGACGTCGACCACGCCACCGGCGAGGAAACCTTCGCGATCTGGCGGGCTGAGGTCGAGGCGTCCCGGCGGATCGCCGCCGACCGTCCGCTGGAGGCTGTCGGCCAATCCTTCGACGCCGGCCGGGAGCACTCACTGCGCTGGGTGCTCAACCACATGATCGACGAGTACGCCCGGCACCTCGGCCACGCCGACATCATCCGGGAGGCGATCGACGGCCAGACCGGCGAGTGA
- a CDS encoding TetR/AcrR family transcriptional regulator: protein MPDTSPRPLRADALRNRQRLLDAAVRAFSHAGPEVTLDSIAREAGVGIGTLYRHFPTREALVEAAYRNELAKLCDAAPELLASLPPDQAVRAWMDRFIDYLSTKRGMADALRLVIASGANPYAQSRDRLIAALGLLLEAGGAAGTVRADVAPTDVLAGLSGVSLVAGEPDQREQAGRLLDLLMDGLRRHATG from the coding sequence GTGCCCGACACCAGCCCCCGACCGCTGCGCGCCGACGCGCTGCGCAACCGGCAGCGGCTGCTGGACGCCGCGGTACGCGCGTTTTCCCACGCCGGGCCGGAGGTAACACTCGACTCGATCGCCCGGGAGGCCGGGGTCGGCATCGGCACCCTCTACCGGCATTTCCCCACTCGGGAGGCCCTGGTCGAGGCGGCCTACCGCAACGAGCTGGCCAAGCTCTGCGACGCCGCGCCGGAGCTGCTGGCCAGCCTGCCGCCGGACCAGGCGGTACGCGCCTGGATGGACCGTTTCATCGACTATCTCTCCACGAAGCGGGGCATGGCGGACGCCCTGAGGCTGGTCATCGCCTCCGGCGCCAACCCGTACGCGCAGAGCCGGGACCGGCTGATCGCCGCGCTCGGCCTGCTGCTGGAGGCGGGCGGCGCGGCGGGCACCGTCCGGGCCGACGTCGCGCCCACTGATGTGCTGGCCGGCCTCAGCGGGGTCTCCCTGGTCGCCGGCGAGCCCGACCAGCGCGAGCAGGCCGGCCGCCTGCTCGACCTGCTGATGGACGGCCTGCGGCGCCACGCCACCGGCTGA
- a CDS encoding TIGR03621 family F420-dependent LLM class oxidoreductase, with translation MVIFSVQARPADAASWLDLARRAEAAGFDALLASDHPGHGASPFVSLAAAAAVTSTLGLGSYVSNAGVREPILLATDVATLDVVSGGRARLGLGAGHTPAEWRAVGRERPDVAARVRRCVAVAEAVRDLLAGAEVTVDTPELVAHAAKLGGLRPVQGRVPLTMGTANSTLLRWAGAHADVVGLTGFGRTLADGHAHDVRWRADQIDAQLAHVAAGAAGRAEPPALEALVQQVAVTDDAEAAAAKTAADTGLTVAELLATPFVLIGTAEEIVAAVAAHRRRWGITRFVVRADAVDALAPLLPRLAALT, from the coding sequence ATGGTGATCTTCTCCGTCCAGGCCCGTCCCGCCGACGCGGCGAGCTGGCTCGACCTGGCTCGCCGGGCCGAGGCCGCCGGCTTCGACGCCCTGCTGGCCTCGGACCACCCCGGCCACGGCGCGTCGCCGTTCGTCTCGCTGGCCGCCGCGGCGGCGGTGACCTCCACGCTCGGCCTCGGCTCGTACGTCTCCAACGCCGGCGTCCGCGAGCCGATCCTGCTCGCCACCGACGTGGCCACCCTGGACGTGGTCTCCGGCGGCCGGGCCCGGCTCGGGCTCGGCGCGGGCCACACCCCCGCCGAGTGGCGGGCAGTCGGCCGCGAGCGGCCCGACGTCGCCGCCCGGGTACGCCGCTGCGTGGCCGTCGCGGAGGCCGTCCGGGACCTGCTGGCCGGCGCGGAGGTCACCGTGGACACCCCGGAACTGGTCGCCCACGCGGCCAAGCTGGGCGGGCTGCGGCCCGTCCAGGGCCGGGTCCCGCTGACCATGGGTACGGCGAACTCGACGCTGCTGCGCTGGGCCGGCGCGCACGCCGACGTGGTCGGCCTGACCGGCTTCGGCCGGACCCTCGCCGACGGGCACGCGCACGACGTGCGGTGGCGGGCCGACCAGATCGACGCGCAGCTCGCGCACGTGGCGGCCGGAGCCGCCGGCCGGGCCGAGCCGCCCGCGCTGGAGGCCCTGGTCCAGCAGGTGGCGGTGACCGACGACGCCGAGGCCGCCGCCGCGAAGACGGCCGCCGACACCGGCCTGACCGTCGCCGAGCTGCTGGCCACCCCGTTCGTCCTGATCGGTACGGCGGAGGAGATCGTCGCGGCGGTCGCGGCACACCGGCGCCGCTGGGGCATCACCCGCTTCGTGGTACGCGCCGACGCCGTCGACGCGCTGGCCCCGCTGCTCCCCCGCCTGGCGGCGCTGACCTGA
- a CDS encoding SDR family NAD(P)-dependent oxidoreductase: MTTSTPVSTPYSRETTAIEVVRGIDLTGRRAVVTGGASGIGVETARALAAAGADVTLAVRNVDAGQQAATDITGTTGNDRILVAPLDLADLASVAAFVRTWDGPLHMLVNNAGIMASPEMRTPQGWEMQFATNHLGHFALATGLRPALAAADGARIVSVSSSAHLRSPVMFEDIHFQQRPYEPWAAYGQSKTANVLFAVEVSRRWADDGILSNALMPGAIRTNLQRYVSEEDLARLRAESGGGTTPSWKNTEQGAATSVLVAASPLLDGVGGRYFEDVQEAGPNQPGTRTGYAPYARDPEAAERLWQVSEEHLRG, encoded by the coding sequence ATGACCACCAGCACACCCGTCAGCACGCCGTACTCCCGGGAGACCACCGCCATTGAGGTGGTGCGCGGCATCGACCTCACCGGGCGCCGGGCCGTCGTCACCGGCGGCGCGTCCGGGATCGGCGTGGAGACCGCCCGCGCGCTCGCCGCCGCCGGGGCCGACGTCACGCTCGCCGTACGCAACGTCGACGCCGGTCAGCAGGCCGCCACCGACATCACCGGCACCACCGGCAACGACCGGATCCTGGTGGCCCCGCTGGACCTCGCCGACCTGGCCTCGGTGGCCGCCTTCGTCCGGACCTGGGACGGGCCACTGCACATGCTGGTCAACAACGCCGGCATCATGGCCTCGCCCGAGATGCGCACCCCGCAGGGCTGGGAGATGCAGTTCGCCACCAACCACCTGGGCCACTTCGCCCTGGCCACCGGGCTGCGCCCGGCCCTCGCGGCGGCCGACGGGGCCCGGATCGTCTCGGTCAGCTCGTCGGCGCACCTGCGCTCACCCGTGATGTTCGAGGACATCCACTTCCAACAGCGGCCGTACGAGCCCTGGGCGGCGTACGGGCAGTCCAAGACGGCGAACGTGCTCTTCGCCGTCGAGGTCAGCCGGCGCTGGGCGGACGACGGCATCCTCAGCAACGCCCTGATGCCGGGCGCGATCCGGACCAACCTCCAGCGCTACGTCAGCGAGGAGGACCTCGCCCGGCTGCGCGCCGAGAGCGGGGGCGGGACGACGCCCAGTTGGAAGAACACCGAACAGGGCGCCGCGACCTCGGTGCTGGTCGCCGCGTCCCCGCTGCTCGACGGCGTCGGCGGGCGGTACTTCGAGGACGTCCAGGAGGCCGGGCCGAACCAGCCCGGCACCCGCACCGGGTACGCCCCGTACGCCCGGGACCCGGAGGCCGCCGAGCGGCTCTGGCAGGTCTCCGAGGAGCACCTGCGCGGCTGA
- a CDS encoding hemerythrin domain-containing protein, with protein sequence MHPSHEPNGRLTALGNQLIEIHLWLREELARLRTSLDSPGADLRSSPDLRAHCLGFCAALTRHHGGEDGGAFRVLAEREPALRPVLAELAEDHQVVAGILRRIEELTADPTAGREVRAELDGLAALLESHFSYEEKKLVAALNAVNREAGDTVELLGVPLPDEGAPTMDPRGTGRR encoded by the coding sequence GTGCACCCATCCCACGAGCCGAACGGGCGGCTGACCGCCCTCGGCAACCAGTTGATCGAGATCCACCTCTGGCTCCGCGAGGAGCTGGCCCGGCTCCGGACGAGCCTCGACTCCCCCGGCGCCGACCTCCGGTCGTCCCCGGACCTGCGCGCCCACTGCCTGGGCTTCTGCGCCGCACTCACCCGCCACCACGGCGGCGAGGACGGCGGCGCGTTCCGGGTCCTCGCCGAACGGGAGCCGGCGCTGCGCCCGGTCCTCGCCGAGCTGGCGGAGGACCACCAGGTGGTGGCGGGCATCCTGCGCCGGATCGAGGAGCTGACGGCCGACCCGACCGCCGGCCGGGAGGTCCGCGCCGAGCTGGACGGCCTCGCCGCGCTGCTGGAGTCGCACTTCAGCTACGAGGAGAAGAAACTGGTCGCCGCGCTCAACGCGGTGAACCGGGAGGCGGGCGACACCGTGGAACTGCTCGGCGTCCCGCTGCCCGACGAGGGGGCGCCGACCATGGATCCGAGGGGGACGGGGAGACGATGA
- a CDS encoding low temperature requirement protein A, whose translation MSGKRRRGGLGPAVAIAPGARVDRFEVFFDLVFVFSFFIITRATALDINGTNLLHALLVLAVLWWSWVVHSLVATRVRLGEGFVPVLMVAGMAALFTFALALPQAFRDPGENAAGPMVAAGSYVVIRAVHLALYLHVVRDSPNERRQLRRFAPELVLSTFLLLLAALIPAQIQEPGRAALVRDGLWATVVLLQYSTGLIAGTWGWNVTSAEHWTERYDLILIIALGESVISVGVGSNLLGQPPTWPAVAAAVLGIVFTAALWWVHYDWVGPAARIALHAAEGRPRVAMARDAYAYFYLPMIAGIILFALGAERIVHEIADPHVPLEQRADGPGVALLFGGVICYLCGNMLFQLRTLHTVTWLRVGTVLLLGACIPVGQRLPGLAALTLLTVICVGLVALEVLTMGESRDALHAVVAQERTTHEAREAAFRARWHERESDEPST comes from the coding sequence GTGAGCGGCAAACGGCGGCGCGGAGGGTTGGGGCCGGCCGTCGCCATCGCCCCCGGCGCGCGGGTGGACCGCTTCGAGGTCTTCTTCGACCTGGTCTTCGTCTTCTCGTTCTTCATCATCACCCGGGCCACCGCCCTGGACATCAACGGCACCAACCTGCTGCACGCCCTGCTGGTCCTCGCCGTGCTCTGGTGGTCGTGGGTGGTGCACAGCCTGGTCGCCACCCGGGTCCGGCTGGGCGAAGGCTTCGTTCCGGTGCTGATGGTGGCCGGGATGGCCGCGCTCTTCACCTTCGCGCTGGCGCTGCCGCAGGCCTTCCGGGACCCCGGGGAGAACGCGGCCGGGCCGATGGTGGCGGCGGGCAGCTACGTGGTCATCCGCGCCGTGCACCTGGCCCTCTACCTGCACGTCGTGCGGGACAGCCCGAACGAGCGCCGGCAGTTGCGCCGCTTCGCCCCGGAGCTGGTGCTGAGCACCTTCCTGCTGCTCCTCGCCGCCCTGATCCCGGCGCAGATCCAGGAACCGGGCCGGGCCGCCCTGGTCCGCGACGGGCTCTGGGCGACGGTGGTGCTGCTGCAGTACTCCACCGGGCTCATCGCGGGCACCTGGGGCTGGAACGTCACGTCCGCCGAGCACTGGACCGAGCGGTACGACCTCATCCTGATCATCGCCCTGGGCGAGTCGGTCATCTCGGTCGGCGTCGGCAGCAACCTGCTCGGTCAGCCGCCGACCTGGCCGGCCGTCGCCGCCGCCGTCCTCGGCATCGTCTTCACCGCCGCCCTGTGGTGGGTGCACTACGACTGGGTGGGGCCGGCCGCCCGGATCGCCCTCCACGCCGCCGAGGGACGCCCCCGGGTGGCGATGGCCCGGGACGCGTACGCCTACTTCTACCTGCCGATGATCGCCGGGATCATCCTGTTCGCCCTGGGCGCCGAGCGGATCGTGCACGAGATCGCCGATCCGCACGTTCCGCTGGAACAACGCGCGGACGGTCCCGGCGTGGCGCTGCTCTTCGGTGGGGTGATCTGCTATCTCTGCGGCAACATGCTGTTCCAGCTCCGCACCCTGCACACGGTCACCTGGCTCCGGGTGGGCACGGTGCTGCTGCTCGGGGCGTGCATTCCGGTCGGCCAACGCCTGCCGGGGCTGGCCGCCCTCACCCTGCTGACCGTCATCTGCGTCGGGCTGGTGGCGCTGGAGGTGCTGACCATGGGCGAGAGCCGGGACGCGCTGCACGCGGTCGTCGCCCAGGAACGGACCACCCACGAGGCGCGCGAGGCGGCCTTTCGGGCCCGCTGGCACGAGCGGGAGTCCGACGAGCCTTCGACGTGA
- the sucB gene encoding 2-oxoglutarate dehydrogenase, E2 component, dihydrolipoamide succinyltransferase: MPVSVTMPRLGESVTEGTVTRWLKQEGDTVEVDEPLLEVSTDKVDTEIPSPAAGVLSRIVVGEDETAEVGSELAVIAGEGEAAGAAAPEPQEAPAAEAAAEPQVEAEQPAVEEPAAQAAPAPSGEGTPVKMPALGESVTEGTVTRWLKQVGETVEVDEPLLEVSTDKVDTEIPSPVAGTVLEIKVAEDETAEVGADLAIIGAAGAAPAKPKAEPKPEPKAEAKPEPKPEPKAEAAPEPKVEEPTPGMSYNQPAAEAETAAQPVQAEQAAQPAAPTPTPQRPSAPAQGAGEEAAGYVTPLVRKLASEHGVDLSSVNGTGVGGRIRKQDVLEAAEKAKAAKAAPAAQPAAAAAPAAPAKPAAKPQPSSKRGTTEKLTRIRGAIAKRMQESLHEMAQLTTVIEVDVTKIAKLRAQAKDSFQQRHGVKLSFLPFFALATVEALQTHPIVNARMDLAAGTITYPDSEHLGIAVDTERGLLVPVIHNAGDLNLGGIAKRVADLAERTRTNKISPDEIAGATFTLTNTGSRGALFDTPIVPSPQSAMLGTGAVVKRPVVVNDPELGEVIAVRQMVYLALSYDHRLIDGADAARFLVAVKERLEAGNFEAELGL; this comes from the coding sequence ATGCCGGTATCGGTCACCATGCCCCGGCTCGGCGAGAGCGTCACCGAGGGCACCGTCACGCGCTGGCTCAAGCAGGAGGGCGACACCGTCGAGGTCGACGAGCCGCTCCTCGAGGTCTCGACCGACAAGGTCGACACCGAGATCCCGTCGCCCGCGGCGGGGGTGCTGAGCCGCATCGTGGTCGGTGAGGACGAGACCGCCGAGGTCGGCAGCGAGCTGGCCGTCATCGCGGGCGAGGGCGAGGCGGCCGGCGCGGCCGCCCCGGAGCCGCAGGAGGCCCCGGCCGCGGAGGCCGCCGCGGAGCCGCAGGTTGAGGCGGAACAGCCGGCCGTCGAGGAGCCGGCGGCCCAGGCCGCCCCGGCGCCGTCGGGCGAGGGCACCCCGGTGAAGATGCCGGCCCTGGGTGAGAGCGTCACCGAGGGTACGGTCACCCGCTGGCTCAAGCAGGTCGGCGAGACCGTCGAGGTGGACGAGCCGCTGCTGGAGGTCTCCACCGACAAGGTCGACACCGAGATCCCCTCGCCGGTCGCCGGCACCGTGCTGGAGATCAAGGTCGCCGAGGACGAGACCGCCGAGGTCGGCGCCGACCTGGCGATCATCGGCGCGGCCGGCGCCGCGCCGGCCAAGCCGAAGGCGGAGCCCAAGCCGGAGCCGAAGGCCGAGGCGAAGCCCGAGCCGAAGCCGGAGCCGAAGGCCGAGGCCGCCCCGGAGCCGAAGGTCGAGGAGCCGACCCCGGGCATGTCGTACAACCAGCCGGCGGCCGAGGCGGAGACCGCCGCGCAGCCGGTGCAGGCCGAGCAGGCGGCCCAGCCGGCCGCGCCGACCCCGACCCCGCAGCGCCCCTCCGCCCCGGCGCAGGGCGCCGGCGAGGAGGCGGCCGGCTACGTGACCCCGCTGGTGCGCAAGCTCGCCAGCGAGCACGGCGTGGACCTCTCCTCGGTCAACGGCACCGGCGTCGGCGGGCGGATCCGCAAGCAGGACGTGCTGGAGGCGGCCGAGAAGGCCAAGGCGGCCAAGGCCGCGCCGGCCGCGCAGCCGGCCGCCGCTGCCGCTCCGGCGGCCCCGGCCAAGCCGGCCGCCAAGCCGCAGCCGAGCAGCAAGCGGGGCACCACCGAGAAGCTGACCCGGATCCGCGGGGCCATCGCCAAGCGGATGCAGGAGTCGCTGCACGAGATGGCGCAGCTCACCACGGTGATCGAGGTGGACGTCACCAAGATCGCCAAGCTGCGGGCGCAGGCGAAGGACTCCTTCCAGCAGCGGCACGGGGTGAAGCTGTCCTTCCTGCCGTTCTTCGCCCTCGCCACCGTCGAGGCGCTGCAGACGCATCCGATCGTCAACGCCCGGATGGACCTGGCGGCGGGGACGATCACCTACCCGGACTCGGAGCACCTCGGCATCGCCGTGGACACCGAGCGGGGGCTCCTGGTGCCGGTCATCCACAACGCCGGCGACCTCAACCTGGGCGGCATCGCCAAGCGGGTCGCCGATCTGGCCGAGCGCACCCGGACCAACAAGATCAGCCCGGACGAGATCGCCGGGGCGACCTTCACGCTGACCAACACCGGCAGCCGGGGCGCCCTCTTCGACACCCCGATCGTGCCGTCACCGCAGTCGGCGATGCTCGGCACGGGTGCCGTGGTGAAGCGTCCGGTCGTGGTCAACGACCCGGAGCTGGGCGAGGTCATCGCGGTCCGGCAGATGGTCTACCTGGCCCTGTCCTACGACCACCGGCTGATCGACGGCGCGGACGCCGCCCGCTTCCTGGTCGCGGTCAAGGAGCGGCTGGAGGCCGGCAACTTCGAGGCCGAGCTGGGCCTGTAA
- a CDS encoding TIGR01777 family oxidoreductase, giving the protein MRILMAGSSGFLGTRLVDRLTSDGHQVTRLVRRPARTPDERQWTPSAAQLDPAVVAEADAVVNLAGAGVGDKRWSDDYKKLIRSSRVDTTTTLAITIAGLPAADRPSVLLNSSAIGWYGDTGDRTVEEDAPAGEGFLADVSRVWEAATRPAEDAGVRVVRLRTGLPLHRDGGMLQPQLRPIKLGLGGRLGSGRQWWSWISLRDWLDAAAFLLDGDYIAGPVNGVGPDPATNADFTRELARQLHRPAIIPVPALALKVALGGFAQDILTSTRVLPGVLTKAGFKYRHPDLRSALHAALTE; this is encoded by the coding sequence ATGCGGATCCTCATGGCCGGTTCGTCCGGCTTCCTCGGCACCCGGCTGGTCGACCGGCTCACCTCGGACGGGCACCAGGTCACCCGACTGGTCCGACGGCCGGCGCGGACCCCCGACGAGCGGCAGTGGACCCCGTCCGCCGCGCAGCTCGACCCGGCGGTGGTCGCCGAGGCCGACGCGGTGGTCAACCTGGCCGGCGCCGGGGTCGGCGACAAGCGTTGGAGCGACGACTACAAGAAGCTGATCCGGTCCAGCCGGGTGGACACCACCACCACGCTGGCCATCACCATCGCCGGGCTGCCCGCCGCGGACCGGCCCTCGGTACTGCTCAACTCCTCCGCCATCGGCTGGTACGGCGACACCGGCGACCGGACGGTCGAGGAGGACGCCCCGGCGGGCGAGGGCTTCCTCGCCGACGTCTCCCGGGTCTGGGAGGCCGCCACCCGGCCGGCCGAGGACGCCGGGGTACGCGTGGTGCGGCTGCGCACCGGGCTGCCGCTGCACCGCGACGGCGGGATGCTCCAGCCGCAGCTGCGCCCGATCAAGCTGGGCCTCGGCGGGCGGCTGGGCAGCGGTCGGCAGTGGTGGTCCTGGATCTCGCTGCGCGACTGGCTGGACGCGGCGGCGTTCCTGCTGGACGGGGACTACATCGCCGGCCCGGTCAACGGGGTCGGCCCGGACCCGGCCACCAACGCCGACTTCACCCGGGAGCTGGCCCGCCAGCTGCACCGCCCGGCGATCATCCCGGTCCCCGCGCTGGCCCTGAAGGTGGCCCTCGGCGGCTTCGCCCAGGACATCCTCACCAGCACCCGCGTCCTCCCCGGCGTCCTCACCAAGGCCGGCTTCAAGTACCGCCACCCGGACCTCCGCTCCGCCCTGCACGCCGCGTTGACGGAGTGA
- a CDS encoding oxidoreductase, translated as MTTDTITAAAAGTWRLGDLTVNRIGFGAMRLTSRADGGPSDRDRAIAVLRRAVELGVNHIDTAAFYFSPLRSANELINRALAPYPDDLVIVTKVGPGRDPSGEWLPMARPDQLRGQVEENLRQLGRDHLDVVNLRVYGPEPLAEHFGALAELRDAGLIRHLGVSAIRPHQLAEAQAVAPVVCVQNSYGLGYRAGNDQLLRECAAEGIAFVPFFSLATSGREAGASGAEHDEVRAVAREHGVTPAQVRLAWTLHRGPNVLAIPGTGDPEHQAQNVAAGALRLSPDDLARLEAVHRSAG; from the coding sequence ATGACCACCGACACGATCACCGCCGCGGCGGCGGGCACCTGGCGCCTGGGCGACCTGACGGTCAACCGGATCGGCTTCGGCGCGATGCGGCTGACCAGCAGGGCCGACGGCGGCCCGAGCGACCGGGACCGGGCGATCGCCGTCCTGCGCCGGGCGGTCGAGCTGGGCGTCAACCACATCGACACGGCGGCGTTCTACTTCTCGCCGCTGCGGTCGGCCAACGAGCTGATCAACCGGGCGCTGGCGCCGTACCCGGACGATCTGGTGATCGTCACCAAGGTCGGGCCGGGCAGGGACCCGTCCGGCGAATGGCTGCCGATGGCCCGGCCGGACCAGCTCCGCGGCCAGGTCGAGGAGAATCTCCGTCAGCTCGGCCGCGACCACCTGGACGTGGTCAACCTCCGGGTGTACGGCCCGGAGCCCCTCGCCGAGCACTTCGGCGCGCTCGCCGAGCTGCGCGACGCCGGATTGATCCGCCACCTCGGCGTCTCCGCCATCCGCCCGCACCAGCTCGCCGAGGCGCAGGCCGTCGCGCCGGTGGTCTGCGTGCAGAACTCGTACGGCCTGGGCTACCGCGCCGGCAACGACCAGCTGCTCCGCGAGTGCGCGGCGGAGGGCATCGCGTTCGTGCCGTTCTTCTCGCTCGCCACCAGCGGGCGCGAGGCCGGGGCCAGCGGCGCCGAGCACGACGAGGTGCGGGCCGTCGCCCGGGAGCACGGGGTGACCCCGGCCCAGGTCCGGCTGGCCTGGACGCTGCACCGGGGCCCGAACGTGCTGGCCATCCCGGGCACCGGCGACCCGGAGCACCAGGCGCAGAACGTGGCGGCCGGCGCGCTGCGCCTCTCCCCCGACGACCTGGCCCGTCTGGAGGCCGTGCACCGGTCCGCCGGTTAG